A window of the Salvelinus fontinalis isolate EN_2023a chromosome 14, ASM2944872v1, whole genome shotgun sequence genome harbors these coding sequences:
- the LOC129811000 gene encoding polypyrimidine tract-binding protein 1-like isoform X3: MDGRLETDLYPMGSTYVTELDSVHDITVGTKRGSDELFSCVANGPYIMTSAAANGNDSKKFKGDIRGPGIPSRVIHVRKLPNDINEAEVISLGLPFGKVTNLLMLKGKNQAFIEMNTEDAAQTMVSYYSSVTPVIRNHPIFMQYSNHKELKTDNSPNQVRAQAALQAVNAVQAGGMPMAGGMPMAGGMTMAGVDASGGMGGHSPVLRVIVENLFYPVTLDVLHQIFSKLGTVLKIITFTKNNQFQALLQYSDGLTAQHAKLSLDGQNIYNACCTLRINFSKLTSLNVKYNNDKSRDYTRPDLPTGDSQPSIDHQAMAAAFGAPGIISANPYAGAHAFPPAFAIQQATGLTMHGVPGGLAQLTMPVAAAGRMGFHQLAGGHCVMLVSNLNPERVTPQCLFILFGVYGDVMRVKILFNKKENALIQMSDGTQAQLAMSHLNGQRLHGKALRVTLSKHTNVQLPREGHEDQGLTKDYSNSPLHRFKKPGSKNYSNIFPPSATLHLSNIPPSVVEDDLKMLFASSGAMVKAFKFFQKDRKMALVQMSSVEEAIESLIEFHNHDLGENHHLRVSFSKSTI; this comes from the exons AGAGGATCAGACGAGCTTTTCTCCTGCGTGGCAAACGGACCCTATATAATGACCAGCGCAGCAG CCAATGGCAATGACAGCAAGAAGTTCAAAGGTGACATAAGGGGCCCGGGCATCCCGTCGCGTGTCATCCACGTGCGCAAGCTCCCCAACGACATCAATGAGGCCGAGGTCATCTCCCTGGGCCTGCCCTTTGGCAAAGTCACCAACCTGCTCATGCTCAAAGGAAAAAACCAG GCCTTCATAGAGATGAACACCGAGGATGCGGCTCAGACCATGGTCAGCTACTACTCCTCGGTGACGCCGGTCATCCGCAACCACCCCATCTTCATGCAGTACTCCAACCACAAGGAGCTCAAGACGGACAACTCCCCCAACCAAGTG AGAGCCCAGGCGGCACTGCAGGCAGTGAACGCAGTCCAGGCAGGGGGCATGCCCATGGCAGGGGGCATGCCCATGGCAGGGGGCATGACCATGGCAGGGGTGGATGCCTCAGGGGGCATGGGCGGGCACAGCCCTGTGCTGCGCGTTATAGTGGAGAACCTGTTCTACCCAGTCACCCTGGATGTGCTGcatcag ATCTTCTCTAAGCTTGGCACAGTGCTGAAGATCATCACCTTTACCAAAAACAACCAGTTCCAGGCCCTGCTGCAGTACTCGGACGGTCTGACCGCTCAGCACGCTAAACTG TCTTTAGATGGACAGAACATCTACAATGCCTGCTGCACCCTCCGCATCAACTTCTCCAAGCTGACCAGCCTGAACGTGAAGTACAACAACGACAAAAGCCGCGACTACACGCGGCCTGACCTGCCCACGGGAGACAGCCAGCCCTCCATCGACCACCAGGCCATGGCTGCAGCCTTCG GTGCTCCCGGGATCATCTCAGCCAACCCGTACGCAGGAGCTCATGCTTTTCCCCCGGCCTTCGCCATTCAGCAAGCTACAG GCCTGACaatgcatggtgtccccggagGCCTGGCCCAACTGACCATGCCCGTGGCGGCTGCAGGCAGAATGGGCTTCCACCAACTCGCCGGTGGCCACTGTGTCATGCTGGTCAGCAACCTCAACCCAGAG AGAGTTACGCCCCAATGCCTCTTTATTCTTTTCG GTGTATATGGCGACGTGATGAGAGTGAAGATCCTGTTCAACAAGAAGGAGAACGCTCTGATCCAGATGTCTGATGGGACTCAGGCGCAGCTAG CAATGAGCCACCTGAATGGCCAGAGGCTCCACGGGAAAGCGCTGCGCGTCACCCTGTCCAAACACACCAATGTTCAGCTGCCCCGTGAGGGCCATGAGGACCAGGGCCTGACGAAGGACTACAGCAACTCACCCCTGCACCGCTTTAAGAAGCCCGGCTCTAAGAACTACTCTAACATATTCCCTCCCTCAGCCACCCTGCACCTCTCAAACATCCC TCCCTCTGTGGTTGAGGATGACCTCAAGATGCTGTTTGCGAGCTCCGGTGCAATGGTCAAGGCCTTCAAGTTCTTCCA gaAAGACCGCAAGATGGCCTTGGTCCAGATGAGCTCAGTTGAGGAGGCCATAGAGTCCCTCATCGAGTTCCACAATCACGACCTGGGTGAGAACCACCACCTGAGGGTCTCCTTCTCCAAATCTACCATCTGA
- the LOC129811000 gene encoding polypyrimidine tract-binding protein 1-like isoform X1, which yields MDGRLETDLYPMGSTYVTELDSVHDITVGTKRGSDELFSCVANGPYIMTSAAANGNDSKKFKGDIRGPGIPSRVIHVRKLPNDINEAEVISLGLPFGKVTNLLMLKGKNQAFIEMNTEDAAQTMVSYYSSVTPVIRNHPIFMQYSNHKELKTDNSPNQVRAQAALQAVNAVQAGGMPMAGGMPMAGGMTMAGVDASGGMGGHSPVLRVIVENLFYPVTLDVLHQIFSKLGTVLKIITFTKNNQFQALLQYSDGLTAQHAKLSLDGQNIYNACCTLRINFSKLTSLNVKYNNDKSRDYTRPDLPTGDSQPSIDHQAMAAAFGEYYGAPGIISANPYAGAHAFPPAFAIQQATGLTMHGVPGGLAQLTMPVAAAGRMGFHQLAGGHCVMLVSNLNPERVTPQCLFILFGVYGDVMRVKILFNKKENALIQMSDGTQAQLAMSHLNGQRLHGKALRVTLSKHTNVQLPREGHEDQGLTKDYSNSPLHRFKKPGSKNYSNIFPPSATLHLSNIPPSVVEDDLKMLFASSGAMVKAFKFFQKDRKMALVQMSSVEEAIESLIEFHNHDLGENHHLRVSFSKSTI from the exons AGAGGATCAGACGAGCTTTTCTCCTGCGTGGCAAACGGACCCTATATAATGACCAGCGCAGCAG CCAATGGCAATGACAGCAAGAAGTTCAAAGGTGACATAAGGGGCCCGGGCATCCCGTCGCGTGTCATCCACGTGCGCAAGCTCCCCAACGACATCAATGAGGCCGAGGTCATCTCCCTGGGCCTGCCCTTTGGCAAAGTCACCAACCTGCTCATGCTCAAAGGAAAAAACCAG GCCTTCATAGAGATGAACACCGAGGATGCGGCTCAGACCATGGTCAGCTACTACTCCTCGGTGACGCCGGTCATCCGCAACCACCCCATCTTCATGCAGTACTCCAACCACAAGGAGCTCAAGACGGACAACTCCCCCAACCAAGTG AGAGCCCAGGCGGCACTGCAGGCAGTGAACGCAGTCCAGGCAGGGGGCATGCCCATGGCAGGGGGCATGCCCATGGCAGGGGGCATGACCATGGCAGGGGTGGATGCCTCAGGGGGCATGGGCGGGCACAGCCCTGTGCTGCGCGTTATAGTGGAGAACCTGTTCTACCCAGTCACCCTGGATGTGCTGcatcag ATCTTCTCTAAGCTTGGCACAGTGCTGAAGATCATCACCTTTACCAAAAACAACCAGTTCCAGGCCCTGCTGCAGTACTCGGACGGTCTGACCGCTCAGCACGCTAAACTG TCTTTAGATGGACAGAACATCTACAATGCCTGCTGCACCCTCCGCATCAACTTCTCCAAGCTGACCAGCCTGAACGTGAAGTACAACAACGACAAAAGCCGCGACTACACGCGGCCTGACCTGCCCACGGGAGACAGCCAGCCCTCCATCGACCACCAGGCCATGGCTGCAGCCTTCGGTGAGTACTATG GTGCTCCCGGGATCATCTCAGCCAACCCGTACGCAGGAGCTCATGCTTTTCCCCCGGCCTTCGCCATTCAGCAAGCTACAG GCCTGACaatgcatggtgtccccggagGCCTGGCCCAACTGACCATGCCCGTGGCGGCTGCAGGCAGAATGGGCTTCCACCAACTCGCCGGTGGCCACTGTGTCATGCTGGTCAGCAACCTCAACCCAGAG AGAGTTACGCCCCAATGCCTCTTTATTCTTTTCG GTGTATATGGCGACGTGATGAGAGTGAAGATCCTGTTCAACAAGAAGGAGAACGCTCTGATCCAGATGTCTGATGGGACTCAGGCGCAGCTAG CAATGAGCCACCTGAATGGCCAGAGGCTCCACGGGAAAGCGCTGCGCGTCACCCTGTCCAAACACACCAATGTTCAGCTGCCCCGTGAGGGCCATGAGGACCAGGGCCTGACGAAGGACTACAGCAACTCACCCCTGCACCGCTTTAAGAAGCCCGGCTCTAAGAACTACTCTAACATATTCCCTCCCTCAGCCACCCTGCACCTCTCAAACATCCC TCCCTCTGTGGTTGAGGATGACCTCAAGATGCTGTTTGCGAGCTCCGGTGCAATGGTCAAGGCCTTCAAGTTCTTCCA gaAAGACCGCAAGATGGCCTTGGTCCAGATGAGCTCAGTTGAGGAGGCCATAGAGTCCCTCATCGAGTTCCACAATCACGACCTGGGTGAGAACCACCACCTGAGGGTCTCCTTCTCCAAATCTACCATCTGA
- the LOC129811000 gene encoding polypyrimidine tract-binding protein 1-like isoform X2 — protein sequence MDGRLETDLYPMGSTYVTELDVHDITVGTKRGSDELFSCVANGPYIMTSAAANGNDSKKFKGDIRGPGIPSRVIHVRKLPNDINEAEVISLGLPFGKVTNLLMLKGKNQAFIEMNTEDAAQTMVSYYSSVTPVIRNHPIFMQYSNHKELKTDNSPNQVRAQAALQAVNAVQAGGMPMAGGMPMAGGMTMAGVDASGGMGGHSPVLRVIVENLFYPVTLDVLHQIFSKLGTVLKIITFTKNNQFQALLQYSDGLTAQHAKLSLDGQNIYNACCTLRINFSKLTSLNVKYNNDKSRDYTRPDLPTGDSQPSIDHQAMAAAFGEYYGAPGIISANPYAGAHAFPPAFAIQQATGLTMHGVPGGLAQLTMPVAAAGRMGFHQLAGGHCVMLVSNLNPERVTPQCLFILFGVYGDVMRVKILFNKKENALIQMSDGTQAQLAMSHLNGQRLHGKALRVTLSKHTNVQLPREGHEDQGLTKDYSNSPLHRFKKPGSKNYSNIFPPSATLHLSNIPPSVVEDDLKMLFASSGAMVKAFKFFQKDRKMALVQMSSVEEAIESLIEFHNHDLGENHHLRVSFSKSTI from the exons AGAGGATCAGACGAGCTTTTCTCCTGCGTGGCAAACGGACCCTATATAATGACCAGCGCAGCAG CCAATGGCAATGACAGCAAGAAGTTCAAAGGTGACATAAGGGGCCCGGGCATCCCGTCGCGTGTCATCCACGTGCGCAAGCTCCCCAACGACATCAATGAGGCCGAGGTCATCTCCCTGGGCCTGCCCTTTGGCAAAGTCACCAACCTGCTCATGCTCAAAGGAAAAAACCAG GCCTTCATAGAGATGAACACCGAGGATGCGGCTCAGACCATGGTCAGCTACTACTCCTCGGTGACGCCGGTCATCCGCAACCACCCCATCTTCATGCAGTACTCCAACCACAAGGAGCTCAAGACGGACAACTCCCCCAACCAAGTG AGAGCCCAGGCGGCACTGCAGGCAGTGAACGCAGTCCAGGCAGGGGGCATGCCCATGGCAGGGGGCATGCCCATGGCAGGGGGCATGACCATGGCAGGGGTGGATGCCTCAGGGGGCATGGGCGGGCACAGCCCTGTGCTGCGCGTTATAGTGGAGAACCTGTTCTACCCAGTCACCCTGGATGTGCTGcatcag ATCTTCTCTAAGCTTGGCACAGTGCTGAAGATCATCACCTTTACCAAAAACAACCAGTTCCAGGCCCTGCTGCAGTACTCGGACGGTCTGACCGCTCAGCACGCTAAACTG TCTTTAGATGGACAGAACATCTACAATGCCTGCTGCACCCTCCGCATCAACTTCTCCAAGCTGACCAGCCTGAACGTGAAGTACAACAACGACAAAAGCCGCGACTACACGCGGCCTGACCTGCCCACGGGAGACAGCCAGCCCTCCATCGACCACCAGGCCATGGCTGCAGCCTTCGGTGAGTACTATG GTGCTCCCGGGATCATCTCAGCCAACCCGTACGCAGGAGCTCATGCTTTTCCCCCGGCCTTCGCCATTCAGCAAGCTACAG GCCTGACaatgcatggtgtccccggagGCCTGGCCCAACTGACCATGCCCGTGGCGGCTGCAGGCAGAATGGGCTTCCACCAACTCGCCGGTGGCCACTGTGTCATGCTGGTCAGCAACCTCAACCCAGAG AGAGTTACGCCCCAATGCCTCTTTATTCTTTTCG GTGTATATGGCGACGTGATGAGAGTGAAGATCCTGTTCAACAAGAAGGAGAACGCTCTGATCCAGATGTCTGATGGGACTCAGGCGCAGCTAG CAATGAGCCACCTGAATGGCCAGAGGCTCCACGGGAAAGCGCTGCGCGTCACCCTGTCCAAACACACCAATGTTCAGCTGCCCCGTGAGGGCCATGAGGACCAGGGCCTGACGAAGGACTACAGCAACTCACCCCTGCACCGCTTTAAGAAGCCCGGCTCTAAGAACTACTCTAACATATTCCCTCCCTCAGCCACCCTGCACCTCTCAAACATCCC TCCCTCTGTGGTTGAGGATGACCTCAAGATGCTGTTTGCGAGCTCCGGTGCAATGGTCAAGGCCTTCAAGTTCTTCCA gaAAGACCGCAAGATGGCCTTGGTCCAGATGAGCTCAGTTGAGGAGGCCATAGAGTCCCTCATCGAGTTCCACAATCACGACCTGGGTGAGAACCACCACCTGAGGGTCTCCTTCTCCAAATCTACCATCTGA
- the LOC129811000 gene encoding polypyrimidine tract-binding protein 1-like isoform X4, which yields MDGRLETDLYPMGSTYVTELDVHDITVGTKRGSDELFSCVANGPYIMTSAAANGNDSKKFKGDIRGPGIPSRVIHVRKLPNDINEAEVISLGLPFGKVTNLLMLKGKNQAFIEMNTEDAAQTMVSYYSSVTPVIRNHPIFMQYSNHKELKTDNSPNQVRAQAALQAVNAVQAGGMPMAGGMPMAGGMTMAGVDASGGMGGHSPVLRVIVENLFYPVTLDVLHQIFSKLGTVLKIITFTKNNQFQALLQYSDGLTAQHAKLSLDGQNIYNACCTLRINFSKLTSLNVKYNNDKSRDYTRPDLPTGDSQPSIDHQAMAAAFGAPGIISANPYAGAHAFPPAFAIQQATGLTMHGVPGGLAQLTMPVAAAGRMGFHQLAGGHCVMLVSNLNPERVTPQCLFILFGVYGDVMRVKILFNKKENALIQMSDGTQAQLAMSHLNGQRLHGKALRVTLSKHTNVQLPREGHEDQGLTKDYSNSPLHRFKKPGSKNYSNIFPPSATLHLSNIPPSVVEDDLKMLFASSGAMVKAFKFFQKDRKMALVQMSSVEEAIESLIEFHNHDLGENHHLRVSFSKSTI from the exons AGAGGATCAGACGAGCTTTTCTCCTGCGTGGCAAACGGACCCTATATAATGACCAGCGCAGCAG CCAATGGCAATGACAGCAAGAAGTTCAAAGGTGACATAAGGGGCCCGGGCATCCCGTCGCGTGTCATCCACGTGCGCAAGCTCCCCAACGACATCAATGAGGCCGAGGTCATCTCCCTGGGCCTGCCCTTTGGCAAAGTCACCAACCTGCTCATGCTCAAAGGAAAAAACCAG GCCTTCATAGAGATGAACACCGAGGATGCGGCTCAGACCATGGTCAGCTACTACTCCTCGGTGACGCCGGTCATCCGCAACCACCCCATCTTCATGCAGTACTCCAACCACAAGGAGCTCAAGACGGACAACTCCCCCAACCAAGTG AGAGCCCAGGCGGCACTGCAGGCAGTGAACGCAGTCCAGGCAGGGGGCATGCCCATGGCAGGGGGCATGCCCATGGCAGGGGGCATGACCATGGCAGGGGTGGATGCCTCAGGGGGCATGGGCGGGCACAGCCCTGTGCTGCGCGTTATAGTGGAGAACCTGTTCTACCCAGTCACCCTGGATGTGCTGcatcag ATCTTCTCTAAGCTTGGCACAGTGCTGAAGATCATCACCTTTACCAAAAACAACCAGTTCCAGGCCCTGCTGCAGTACTCGGACGGTCTGACCGCTCAGCACGCTAAACTG TCTTTAGATGGACAGAACATCTACAATGCCTGCTGCACCCTCCGCATCAACTTCTCCAAGCTGACCAGCCTGAACGTGAAGTACAACAACGACAAAAGCCGCGACTACACGCGGCCTGACCTGCCCACGGGAGACAGCCAGCCCTCCATCGACCACCAGGCCATGGCTGCAGCCTTCG GTGCTCCCGGGATCATCTCAGCCAACCCGTACGCAGGAGCTCATGCTTTTCCCCCGGCCTTCGCCATTCAGCAAGCTACAG GCCTGACaatgcatggtgtccccggagGCCTGGCCCAACTGACCATGCCCGTGGCGGCTGCAGGCAGAATGGGCTTCCACCAACTCGCCGGTGGCCACTGTGTCATGCTGGTCAGCAACCTCAACCCAGAG AGAGTTACGCCCCAATGCCTCTTTATTCTTTTCG GTGTATATGGCGACGTGATGAGAGTGAAGATCCTGTTCAACAAGAAGGAGAACGCTCTGATCCAGATGTCTGATGGGACTCAGGCGCAGCTAG CAATGAGCCACCTGAATGGCCAGAGGCTCCACGGGAAAGCGCTGCGCGTCACCCTGTCCAAACACACCAATGTTCAGCTGCCCCGTGAGGGCCATGAGGACCAGGGCCTGACGAAGGACTACAGCAACTCACCCCTGCACCGCTTTAAGAAGCCCGGCTCTAAGAACTACTCTAACATATTCCCTCCCTCAGCCACCCTGCACCTCTCAAACATCCC TCCCTCTGTGGTTGAGGATGACCTCAAGATGCTGTTTGCGAGCTCCGGTGCAATGGTCAAGGCCTTCAAGTTCTTCCA gaAAGACCGCAAGATGGCCTTGGTCCAGATGAGCTCAGTTGAGGAGGCCATAGAGTCCCTCATCGAGTTCCACAATCACGACCTGGGTGAGAACCACCACCTGAGGGTCTCCTTCTCCAAATCTACCATCTGA
- the LOC129811000 gene encoding polypyrimidine tract-binding protein 1-like isoform X5 has product MTSAAANGNDSKKFKGDIRGPGIPSRVIHVRKLPNDINEAEVISLGLPFGKVTNLLMLKGKNQAFIEMNTEDAAQTMVSYYSSVTPVIRNHPIFMQYSNHKELKTDNSPNQVRAQAALQAVNAVQAGGMPMAGGMPMAGGMTMAGVDASGGMGGHSPVLRVIVENLFYPVTLDVLHQIFSKLGTVLKIITFTKNNQFQALLQYSDGLTAQHAKLSLDGQNIYNACCTLRINFSKLTSLNVKYNNDKSRDYTRPDLPTGDSQPSIDHQAMAAAFGEYYGAPGIISANPYAGAHAFPPAFAIQQATGLTMHGVPGGLAQLTMPVAAAGRMGFHQLAGGHCVMLVSNLNPERVTPQCLFILFGVYGDVMRVKILFNKKENALIQMSDGTQAQLAMSHLNGQRLHGKALRVTLSKHTNVQLPREGHEDQGLTKDYSNSPLHRFKKPGSKNYSNIFPPSATLHLSNIPPSVVEDDLKMLFASSGAMVKAFKFFQKDRKMALVQMSSVEEAIESLIEFHNHDLGENHHLRVSFSKSTI; this is encoded by the exons ATGACCAGCGCAGCAG CCAATGGCAATGACAGCAAGAAGTTCAAAGGTGACATAAGGGGCCCGGGCATCCCGTCGCGTGTCATCCACGTGCGCAAGCTCCCCAACGACATCAATGAGGCCGAGGTCATCTCCCTGGGCCTGCCCTTTGGCAAAGTCACCAACCTGCTCATGCTCAAAGGAAAAAACCAG GCCTTCATAGAGATGAACACCGAGGATGCGGCTCAGACCATGGTCAGCTACTACTCCTCGGTGACGCCGGTCATCCGCAACCACCCCATCTTCATGCAGTACTCCAACCACAAGGAGCTCAAGACGGACAACTCCCCCAACCAAGTG AGAGCCCAGGCGGCACTGCAGGCAGTGAACGCAGTCCAGGCAGGGGGCATGCCCATGGCAGGGGGCATGCCCATGGCAGGGGGCATGACCATGGCAGGGGTGGATGCCTCAGGGGGCATGGGCGGGCACAGCCCTGTGCTGCGCGTTATAGTGGAGAACCTGTTCTACCCAGTCACCCTGGATGTGCTGcatcag ATCTTCTCTAAGCTTGGCACAGTGCTGAAGATCATCACCTTTACCAAAAACAACCAGTTCCAGGCCCTGCTGCAGTACTCGGACGGTCTGACCGCTCAGCACGCTAAACTG TCTTTAGATGGACAGAACATCTACAATGCCTGCTGCACCCTCCGCATCAACTTCTCCAAGCTGACCAGCCTGAACGTGAAGTACAACAACGACAAAAGCCGCGACTACACGCGGCCTGACCTGCCCACGGGAGACAGCCAGCCCTCCATCGACCACCAGGCCATGGCTGCAGCCTTCGGTGAGTACTATG GTGCTCCCGGGATCATCTCAGCCAACCCGTACGCAGGAGCTCATGCTTTTCCCCCGGCCTTCGCCATTCAGCAAGCTACAG GCCTGACaatgcatggtgtccccggagGCCTGGCCCAACTGACCATGCCCGTGGCGGCTGCAGGCAGAATGGGCTTCCACCAACTCGCCGGTGGCCACTGTGTCATGCTGGTCAGCAACCTCAACCCAGAG AGAGTTACGCCCCAATGCCTCTTTATTCTTTTCG GTGTATATGGCGACGTGATGAGAGTGAAGATCCTGTTCAACAAGAAGGAGAACGCTCTGATCCAGATGTCTGATGGGACTCAGGCGCAGCTAG CAATGAGCCACCTGAATGGCCAGAGGCTCCACGGGAAAGCGCTGCGCGTCACCCTGTCCAAACACACCAATGTTCAGCTGCCCCGTGAGGGCCATGAGGACCAGGGCCTGACGAAGGACTACAGCAACTCACCCCTGCACCGCTTTAAGAAGCCCGGCTCTAAGAACTACTCTAACATATTCCCTCCCTCAGCCACCCTGCACCTCTCAAACATCCC TCCCTCTGTGGTTGAGGATGACCTCAAGATGCTGTTTGCGAGCTCCGGTGCAATGGTCAAGGCCTTCAAGTTCTTCCA gaAAGACCGCAAGATGGCCTTGGTCCAGATGAGCTCAGTTGAGGAGGCCATAGAGTCCCTCATCGAGTTCCACAATCACGACCTGGGTGAGAACCACCACCTGAGGGTCTCCTTCTCCAAATCTACCATCTGA
- the LOC129811000 gene encoding polypyrimidine tract-binding protein 1-like isoform X6, which translates to MTSAAANGNDSKKFKGDIRGPGIPSRVIHVRKLPNDINEAEVISLGLPFGKVTNLLMLKGKNQAFIEMNTEDAAQTMVSYYSSVTPVIRNHPIFMQYSNHKELKTDNSPNQVRAQAALQAVNAVQAGGMPMAGGMPMAGGMTMAGVDASGGMGGHSPVLRVIVENLFYPVTLDVLHQIFSKLGTVLKIITFTKNNQFQALLQYSDGLTAQHAKLSLDGQNIYNACCTLRINFSKLTSLNVKYNNDKSRDYTRPDLPTGDSQPSIDHQAMAAAFGAPGIISANPYAGAHAFPPAFAIQQATGLTMHGVPGGLAQLTMPVAAAGRMGFHQLAGGHCVMLVSNLNPERVTPQCLFILFGVYGDVMRVKILFNKKENALIQMSDGTQAQLAMSHLNGQRLHGKALRVTLSKHTNVQLPREGHEDQGLTKDYSNSPLHRFKKPGSKNYSNIFPPSATLHLSNIPPSVVEDDLKMLFASSGAMVKAFKFFQKDRKMALVQMSSVEEAIESLIEFHNHDLGENHHLRVSFSKSTI; encoded by the exons ATGACCAGCGCAGCAG CCAATGGCAATGACAGCAAGAAGTTCAAAGGTGACATAAGGGGCCCGGGCATCCCGTCGCGTGTCATCCACGTGCGCAAGCTCCCCAACGACATCAATGAGGCCGAGGTCATCTCCCTGGGCCTGCCCTTTGGCAAAGTCACCAACCTGCTCATGCTCAAAGGAAAAAACCAG GCCTTCATAGAGATGAACACCGAGGATGCGGCTCAGACCATGGTCAGCTACTACTCCTCGGTGACGCCGGTCATCCGCAACCACCCCATCTTCATGCAGTACTCCAACCACAAGGAGCTCAAGACGGACAACTCCCCCAACCAAGTG AGAGCCCAGGCGGCACTGCAGGCAGTGAACGCAGTCCAGGCAGGGGGCATGCCCATGGCAGGGGGCATGCCCATGGCAGGGGGCATGACCATGGCAGGGGTGGATGCCTCAGGGGGCATGGGCGGGCACAGCCCTGTGCTGCGCGTTATAGTGGAGAACCTGTTCTACCCAGTCACCCTGGATGTGCTGcatcag ATCTTCTCTAAGCTTGGCACAGTGCTGAAGATCATCACCTTTACCAAAAACAACCAGTTCCAGGCCCTGCTGCAGTACTCGGACGGTCTGACCGCTCAGCACGCTAAACTG TCTTTAGATGGACAGAACATCTACAATGCCTGCTGCACCCTCCGCATCAACTTCTCCAAGCTGACCAGCCTGAACGTGAAGTACAACAACGACAAAAGCCGCGACTACACGCGGCCTGACCTGCCCACGGGAGACAGCCAGCCCTCCATCGACCACCAGGCCATGGCTGCAGCCTTCG GTGCTCCCGGGATCATCTCAGCCAACCCGTACGCAGGAGCTCATGCTTTTCCCCCGGCCTTCGCCATTCAGCAAGCTACAG GCCTGACaatgcatggtgtccccggagGCCTGGCCCAACTGACCATGCCCGTGGCGGCTGCAGGCAGAATGGGCTTCCACCAACTCGCCGGTGGCCACTGTGTCATGCTGGTCAGCAACCTCAACCCAGAG AGAGTTACGCCCCAATGCCTCTTTATTCTTTTCG GTGTATATGGCGACGTGATGAGAGTGAAGATCCTGTTCAACAAGAAGGAGAACGCTCTGATCCAGATGTCTGATGGGACTCAGGCGCAGCTAG CAATGAGCCACCTGAATGGCCAGAGGCTCCACGGGAAAGCGCTGCGCGTCACCCTGTCCAAACACACCAATGTTCAGCTGCCCCGTGAGGGCCATGAGGACCAGGGCCTGACGAAGGACTACAGCAACTCACCCCTGCACCGCTTTAAGAAGCCCGGCTCTAAGAACTACTCTAACATATTCCCTCCCTCAGCCACCCTGCACCTCTCAAACATCCC TCCCTCTGTGGTTGAGGATGACCTCAAGATGCTGTTTGCGAGCTCCGGTGCAATGGTCAAGGCCTTCAAGTTCTTCCA gaAAGACCGCAAGATGGCCTTGGTCCAGATGAGCTCAGTTGAGGAGGCCATAGAGTCCCTCATCGAGTTCCACAATCACGACCTGGGTGAGAACCACCACCTGAGGGTCTCCTTCTCCAAATCTACCATCTGA
- the LOC129811001 gene encoding protein FAM174C-like gives MQFQGVMRILLPMLWAISTFADEKTKSPTTTGITATGITKHVTNSSASNTTSKNNHSKIFNSFEVDSSMIQRALYVLIGVTTIGVFYFLVRAVRLKKRTTSKKKYGLLSNYDDSVEMAVLESDEEDDTVYEARSLRR, from the exons ATGCAATTTCAAGGAGTCATGAGGATTCTTTTACCGATGTTGTGGGCTATTTCAACCTTCGCAGACGAAAAAACGAAGTCGCCAACAACAACAGGCATTACTGCTACTGGCATCACCAAGCATGTCACGAATTCGAGTGCCAGTAACACGACGTCCAAGAACAATCATAGCAAAATTTTCAACTCTTTCGAGGTAGATAGTTCAATGATACAAAGGGCCTTGTACGTCCTTATTGGAGTCACCACCATTGGCGTGTTCTATTTCCTCGTGAGAGCTGTGCG GCTGAAGAAAAGAACAACCTCTAAGAAGAAGTATGGGCTGTTGTCAAACTATGATGACAGTGTTGAGATGGCTGTGCTGGagagtgatgaggaggatgacACTGTATATGAGGCCAGGTCCCTGAGAAG ATGA